The following are encoded in a window of Amaranthus tricolor cultivar Red isolate AtriRed21 chromosome 2, ASM2621246v1, whole genome shotgun sequence genomic DNA:
- the LOC130807043 gene encoding uncharacterized protein LOC130807043: MSVVEFFTHVKTIWDEMDNFVNIPTCDCCEKCELNPKVLKIQTDQRILLFLMKIDDKFEHVRSNILMMPELPGVFQVYRILQQEETHKQLSKQYNSAPAKPSAFFSSKRDFHTNIESFSSKAFFKNNKNHSNGIKKIFFCDHCKNTGHTINKCYKLHGYPNQNKGKKSTAFACADEESTLPPGMTEDQFSRFLSFMAQEKQETAQENTTYHTELANSSNFAGRKIYLQSIANPHDEGISLSFFLPSPDPCLGRDSGDDELL; encoded by the exons ATGAGTGTAGTAGAATTCTTTACACACGTTAAAACAATATGGGACGAAATGGACAATTTTGTTAATATTCCAACTTGTGATTGTTGTGAAAAGTGTGAACTCAATCCGAAAGTTCTCAAGATCCAAACTGACCAAAGGATCttgctttttttaatgaaaatagaTGATAAGTTTGAACATGTTCGATCAAACATTTTAATGATGCCAGAATTGCCGGGGGTATTTCAAGTCTACCGCATCCTTCAACAAGAAGAAACTCACAAACAACTAAGCAAACAATACAATTCGGCACCTGCTAAACCAAGTGCTTTCTTTTCTTCTAAAAGAGATTTTCACACTAACATAGAATCATTCTCTTCGAAAGCTTTTTTCAAGAACAATAAAAATCACAGTAATGGAATCAAGaagatttttttttgtgatcatTGCAAAAATACAGGTCATACTATAAACAAGTGTTACAAACTACATGGATATCCAAATCAGAATAAAGGTAAAAAATCTACTGCTTTTGCTTGTGCTGATGAAGAGTCGACATTGCCTCCTGGAATGACCGAAGACCAATTTTCAAGATTTCTCTCCTTCATGGCTCAAGAAAAACAAGAGACTGCCCAAGAAAACACAACCTATCATACTGAGTTAGCTAATTCTTCAAACTTTGCAG GAAGGAAAATATATCTTCAATCTATTGCTAATCCTCATGATGAGGGTATTAGTCTATCTTTTTTCCTGCCCTCTCCAGACCCCTGTCTTGGACGGGACTCAGGTGATGATGAATTACTATAA